The DNA segment CCCGCACGGCGTGACGATTGTCAAGACGGAAGGGGCGTTTACGCATGCCGAACGGGATATGCTGATGACCGTCACAACCCGGTACGAATTGGCCAATTTGCGCAAACTCATCCGCGAGGTCGATCCGAAAGCCTGGGTCAACATGGTGGAAACCGTCGGCGTCATGGGGGATTTTCGCCGGCCTTAAAGCATGCAAGCCGGCAACTTTTGGGCGCCTGTAAAGGGCGATTTTTTTTTGCCGTTTTCCAAAAAGGAACGCGGCGCATAAACATGTTTTAAGCGAAAGTATTGCGGTTTTCAGGAAATTCCCACTGTGAAACCGTGCGAACTTTGTCATATAATGTAGTTATAAGAACGAATGGGGAGAGAAAAATTTGGAAATCCTGCTCGCTTCATTAATGCTGCTTTGGGCAAACGTGTCGACGGCGCATCCCGGCGTGACGATGGAACAAATTGTCCAGGCGGCGGTCGTTTCCGTGCAGCAACCCGCGGAAAACTTGCCGCCTCCGGATGCAACGCCCGGGCAAAAACCGGCGAATGGCACAGACTCCGGCAAGCAAGAATACGTCAAAATCGATCCGCAAAAAGATGCGCCGGTTGTCAAAGGCATCTACTCCACCGCCAACAGCGCGGGCTCCGCGCGGTTTGCCAAACTCGTCAAATTGATCGACGATACGGATTTGAACGCGATGGTCATCGACGTGAAGGATGATTATGGCTACATAACCTACAATACGGACGATCCCAAGCTGCTGAAATACGGCAACACGCAAAACATTATACCCGATATCGACAAAACGATCAAAACGCTGCAGGATCACCAAATATACCCGATCGCCCGCATCGTCGTCTTCAAGGATACCGTATTGGCCAAAAAAAGGCACGATCTTTCCTATCTGAATCCGGACGGAAGTTTGTGGAACAACGGCAAGGCGGTAAACCCGGACAGTTTTGTCAACCCGTACATGAAAGAAGTGTGGGACTATAATATTGAGGTGGCGAAGGACGCCGCGAAGCACGGCTTCAAGGAAATCCAGTTCGATTACGTGCGCTTTCCCGAAGGATTTGAGAAAAGGGCCGACAAGCTGACATACACCCGCGACGGGCGCAAACGCATTGAGGTAATCGCCGCGTTCGTCAAATATGCGCGCGAACAATTGAATCCGCTAGGCGTGAGGGTATCGGTCGATATTTTCGGTTATGCCGCTTCGGTTCCCGCGGCGGAAGGCATCGGGCAGGATTTCAACGCAATCGCCCAATATGTGGATGTGATTTGTCCGATGATCTACCCAAGCCACTATTCCACCGGCTGGTTCGGCTCCAAGGTCCCGGATGCGCACCCGTATACGACCATTAACGGCGCCATGGTCGACACGCATAAAAAGCTTGCGGAAATCGGCGATTTAAAACCGGTTATCCGCCCCTGGATTCAGGACTTTACCGCCACGTGGGTGCCCGGCCATATCCAATACGGAAAAAAGGAAATCGAAGAGCAAATCCGCGCTTTGGCAGACAACAATGTGCATGAATTTCTGCTTTGGGACTCGCACAATACGTATACCGAGGGCGTCGACTACAGCAAATAATTTTTTTCGCCGCGTAAACCCCGTTTTGCCGCATCAGGCAGAACGGGGTTTTTTTGCGGAATGAATTTGACTTCAATCAAATCATTTCCGGGGTGAATCTTTTATGATGATTGACAAATAAAGCAAGTAACCTGCTTCCACCGGGAGTGATGATCATGCAGACCGCCACCATTCGGTTGGAGACCCTTTCCTGTCCGAGCTGCGTCGCCAAAATCGAATCCGCGTTAAGGCAAACGAAGGGCATCGCCGAAGCAAAAGTGCTGTTTCATGCCTGCAAAGTAAAAGCCACATTCGACGAAAACGCAACGAATACAGAGCGCATTGCAAATGTGCTTGCCCGACTGGGATACCGTACCTTGGGTGGGTATAATAATGGACCGCAAAAATAATCGGGCGGCGCTCACGGGAGTTTCCGCCATACTGATCGGCGCCGGCTGGATCTCACGGTGGACGGCGGCCGATCCGGCGGTGTTCGCCATCCTGATGATCGCGGGCAGCGTTTTGTCCGGAGTGCCCATCATTAAACGGGCGTTGGCGGCGCTCCGTTACCGCACGTTCAGCATCGAGCTGCTCGTTTCGATCGCGGTAATCGGCTCCGTTTTGCTCGGGGAATATTGGGAAGCCGCCGCCGTCGCCTTTTTATTCATGTTTGGCGCCTTTCTGGAAGCCAGGACGCTGGAAAAAACCCGCTCATCGCTAAGAACGCTGATGAATTTGGCGCCGCTAACCGCTTCCGTTCTGCGGGACGGCGAAGAATTTCGCATTGCCCCCGAAGAAGTGATGAAGGGCGACATTGTGCTGGTGCGGCCGGGAGAAAAAATACCCGTAGATGGCAAGGTCATATCCGGCGCATCGTCCGTCAACCAGGCGGCGATTACCGGCGAATCGATTCCCGTAACCAAGAAGGCGGCCGACCCGGTATTCAGCGGCACCGTGGTTGAAAGCGGGTATTTGCATGTGCAAGCCGAGCGAGTCGGCGAAGATACGACATTTTCCCGGATTATCGCGCTGGTTGAAGAAGCGCAAGACGCCAAAGCGCCAACACAGGCATATATCGAACGTTTCGCCAAGTATTACACGCCGGCGATCTTTGCGCTTGCGGCTATTGTTTACCTGCTCACGTTCAATGCCGAATTGGCGCTTACGCTTTTGGTTATCGCTTGCCCCGGCGCGCTGGTCATAGCCGCCCCCGTCGCCGTCGTGGCGGGGATCGGGAAAGCCGCCAGCCTCGGTTTGTTGATCAAGGGCGGCCACGTGCTGGAACGCGCTGCGCGCATTAACGCCGTCGCATTCGATAAAACCGGAACGTTGACGACCGGTAAACCCGTTGTAGCGGCCATTCATCCGCTACGGACAACCCGCGGCAAACTGCTTGAACTTGCCGCGCGGGCGGAGGCGGCGTCCGAACACCACCTCGCCAAAGCGATTGCGCAAGCGGCCAAACAAGAAGGAATTGCCGTTTCGGCCGGCCAGGCGCGGTTTGCGCATTTCCCGGGCAAAGGGATCAAAGCCGAATGGGACGGCCAGACGATCCTGGTCGGCAACCGGACGCTTTTGCATGAACATGGCGTGCAGCCAGCGGCAGATGCGGCGGCGCTGTATCTGGGCGAAGAAGAAGCCGGGAGCACGGCCATCTATATCGCGGCCGATGCGGATGTGTTGGGCGTAATCGCCGTTGCCGACGCGATCCGCGCGGATGCGTGCCCAACCATTCGGAGCCTGCGGGAAATCGGGATGCGCCGGGTAATCATGCTTACCGGAGACAATGCGAACACCGCGGCAAACGCGGCGAACGCTTTGGGTATTGGCGAAATCCGGGCGCGCTTGCTGCCGGAGGACAAAGTTGCCGCGATCCGCGACATGCGGCAACAAAAACTGCAAGTCGCCATGGTCGGCGACGGCGTGAACGACGCGCCTGCCTTGACGGCGGCGGATTTGGGCATAGCCATCGGCGGCACCGGCACGGATGCGGCCCTGGAGATCGCCGACGTCGTCATAGCCTCGGGGAAAATAAGCCAATTGCCGTTAGTGTTCAAGCTAAGCGCTTTTGCGACCGGAATCATGAAACAAAATATCGGATTCGCCGTTGCCGTCGTGCTGGGGCTTCTCATCGGCGTGCTGTCCGGCGCAATCGTGCTCGCCTCCGGGATGCTCATCCATGAAGCAAGCGTGTTGCTTGTGATCATAAACGCGCTGCGAATTTTGCGCTATAAAGCTGACGGACAAATCAGGAAACCATATCAAAATGAATGGCGGGAGGAATGGTTATGAACGATTGCCATGCATGCGAGACGCAACCGTACCGCGCTTGTGTCGACAAAGTCCCTTTTTTTCGCAATTTGAGCGTGGAAGAAAAACAGCATATTGCCGAAGCTGTCATCCACAAAAAATTTTATCGGGGCGAATTTCTGTTTTCCCAGGGCGATATCCTCGGCAGTTTGCTGATCGTCCACACCGGCAGCGTGAAAATATTCAGGCTGTCGGCAACCGGCAAGGAACAAATCATCCGCATCCTGGGACCGGGCGATTTCACCGGCGAGTACGCCCTGTTCGGGGCCAATCCTTCGACGAACGGGGCCGAGGCCCTGCAGGCGACGGAAGTTTGCATGATCCGCGGCGCGGACATGAAGCGGCTGATTTTGCGCTATCCCAATATCGCCATCAAGCTGCTGGAGGAATATGCGGCCATCTCCGCGGAGAGCGAAAGCCATATCGAGCAATTGAGCCTGTTCAATGTGGAGCAGCGGCTGGCGTCGTTAATACTGCGGTTGGGCAAGCACAGTTGCGACGACAAGGTATGCGAAATTACGCTGCCCGCCAGCAAATCGAATCTGGCCTCTTTCCTGGGCATGACGCGGGAAACAATCAGCCGCAAGCTTTCGCTCTTTCAGGAACAAGGGTGGATCGAACTGGTAAACGGAAGAAAGATTCGCATTCTCGATGTCGACAGCTTGCAGAAAGTGGTCAACTCCGAACCGGAAGCGGTATAAGAAAAAGGCACCGGCATTGCGCTGGCGGATAATCCGCCGCTTACGCGCGGCACCGGTGCCCTTTTGCTTGTTTCATTATTGGCTAAGTCTTTTGGATAACTCGTATAATTCCATATTGAACGGTTTCTTTGTTTTGACGACCGTTTCGATATCGGTTGCCACCAATGATCCGTTTACGACTCCCAACGCTTTGCCCGACTCGCCGGCAAGCAATTGCCTTACCGCGAAATCGCCCAGGCGGCTGGCCAAAATGCGGTCATTATGAGTGGGCGTCCCTCCCCGCTGGATATGCCCCAATACGGTCACGCGCGGTTCGATATCGATCAGTTTGCTTATTTCTTCGGCGATCATATCGCCTTTTCCGACGCCTTCGGCGACCACAATAATACTGTGGCGTTTGCCGTGCCGAAAATTCTCCTGCATTCGGTCGGCGATTTCCTGCGTGTCGTAAGGCACCTCCGGCACCAGGATCGTTTCGGCGCCGCTCGCCAGCCCCGCGTACAATGCGATGTCGCCGCAATGCCTGCCCATGACCTCCACCACCGAGGAGCGTTCATGCGACGTCATGGTGTCGCGCAGCTTATTGATCGCGTCCACCACGATGCTTACCGCTGTGTCAAATCCGATGGTGAAATCGGTGAAGGCAATGTCATTGTCGATCGTACCCGGCAGCCCCATCGTTTTAATGCCTTGCAGCGTTAATTTGTAGGCCCCCTGGTAAGAACCGTCGCCACCGATCACCACAAGCCCGTCAATCCCCCGCTTGCGCAAATTTGCGGCGCCAAGTTGCTGCCCTTCCGGCGTTAAAAATTCCTTGCAGCGGGCCGTCTGCAAAATGGTGCCGCCCCGTTGGATGATGTCGCCTACACTGCGCAAGTCCATCTCCTTGATGTCGTCGTTCAGCAAGCCCTGAAAGCCGCGCTGCACGCCGAATACTTTGAGGCCGTGATACAGGCCGCTGCGCACAACCGCTCTTACCGCGGCATTCATCCCTTGCGAGTCGCCGCCGCTTGTCAGCACTGCGATAGACTTAACCATACTAACTCCTCCTCCGTCGAATCCATATACTGTAAAACCAAAAAAACACGCGCGTTAACGGGCTGCCCCACATCAATTTGCGGGATACCCGTTTTACATCCGACTGGCCGCGTACTTTCGGGTCGGACAAATACAGCGCCAAAAGACCTTCGATGACCATTCGGTGAAAGCGGACATGCTGCAAAAGCTTTACACTTTTCCGCGCTTGCTTGGCCACCCAGGAAATTCTCGCCGCTTTTTCTTCGCTGCCTGCGTAGTACGCGCAAAAATTCAAATCTCCGCCGCGCCTGTCTTCGTCCTGATCGATCAAATAATCAAGCAAAATATGCAATCCGCAAACATAGGGAAAATAGGCTTTGTACACTTGATCGGGCATCTCCCGCGGCATAAATTTGTCCGCGGACGCGGCAAAAAGCATAAAAACTCCCAGCGTGGACCCGGTTGCGGCGGCGAATTCGTTCCAACGCAATTCCCGATATTTTCGCTTATGCTTTTTCCACCAGGTTTTTAGCGCCTTTTCCCGTTTATCCAGGCTGATATGTTTAAACACTTGCAAGTCGCAGTAAAGCGAAACCAATTCAACGATGCGTTTTTTTGACCGGTCATAGGAAGGAAGCATGCAAATGCAGGACTGGCACGTTTTCACCAGATTATCCAAATACCCGCCGTCGTCTTGCTCGGGATGGTAGGCGTAATAGTCGTGCAGCGGCGCCGCCGGGTCGACGGCATCCAGCATTGCCTGGTGCATTTGGCGAAAATCTTTGGCGCTTAGCGAGGTGCTGCGGTCGCATAAATTATCCAGGTAATCGCTTATCGTCTGAAAAGCGACGATCAACGGGATCAGCACGTGCTTATAGGCTAAATTGAAGGCCGCGTAGACCGCTCCGCCTTCACAGTGAAATTGCTTTCCGGACAAACTCGCGATGGCCTGCTTGCGCAATTCCTCCGTCGGAATCCGCATGGCCAATTCCCGCCATTCCGCCAATTGGCTGCGCACTTCCGGAAGTACGCTGCGGTAAAATCTGAACATCAGCGTAAACGGTCCGGACGGAACGGCATCGGCGCGAACATCGGTTACAGGCACACGACTAACCCCCGCATCTCATGATATGATTGTTAATTATATATCATTATGCGGTAAGTGCGAAATCTAACTGTTCCGGCAAACGTCAGGCAAACGCACGGCGAAAAGCCTAATAGTAAATTTATCACGAGTTTGCGAGTTCGCCAATAGTTAATCGAATGCAAAAATGTTGCAAATCGACCGCGAAAGATGGCAAATCGTGTTATACTGTGGCTATGCAACGATCGGGAGAACAAAACTATGCGGGACAGTCTGGCACAATCTAAACAAAAGCCGCCATTGCTGCGAATATTCGCCTTCTTTTTGCCGCTGGGCGCTTCGGCCACGCTTGTTACGGCCTCCCATGTCATCATCAACAGCACGCTAGCCCGTTCGGAACATCCGGAGACGATTATTTCCAGCTACGCCATCGCGTTAAGTCTGTTTAGCATTCTGGACCGCTCCACGGGACTTTTGCGACAATCGTGTTCCGCTTTGGTCCGCGACCGCGTCTCGTTTCAAGCGATGTCGCACATCGCGAATCTGCTGATCTTATCCACGATTCTGTTTAGTTTGCTGGTTTCTTACACGCCATTGGGTGTCGGCATTTTCCGCTATCTTTTCGGCGAACAGGAATCGCTTTTGCAGCCCACGATCCATGTTTTCCGCATCCTCATGTTTGTCAGCGTTTTTTCCGGCCTGCGGTGTTTGTATCATGGAATCATTATAACAAATTTCCATACAAAATGGCTGACGATCGGGATGGTCTTCAGGCTCGGCGTCATGTACGCCATTTCGTTGGGATTTATTTTGAAATGGGGCGTGCATGACGGCAGAGTGGGCGCCGTCATCTTCATGGCGGGCATGATGGTGGAGGCAACCGTCGCCGTTTGGGAAGGTAAAACGCTTTTGCGGAAAATGCCGCGAAAGCTTCCCGGACACAATGTGGAAAAGCCTAAACAGGTGTTTGCCTTTTTTCGGCCCATGTTGTATTCGTCTTTCATTGCGGTAGTCATCGGACCGTCCATCAACGCCATGCTTGGCAAAACGGCCGATGTTCCGCTCTCCATCGCCTCGTATGCCGTTGCCCTGAACGTTACGCAGCTTATGACAAGCTTTTTCACCTATATCCATCAAATCGCGCTGAATTTCTACAAGCGGGAAGCGCATGCGGTCAAAACGTTTATGCTGATCGTCTGTCTCATTCCGACGGCGCTTAATTTCATGCTCGTCCATACGCCTGCGGGACCATGGTTTTTGCACCATATCATGGGGCTGCAACACGAACTGTTAACGGCCACGCTTGAGGCAATCGGCGTTTTTATGCTTATGACGCTGGTCGTCCCGTGGCTCGATTTCGCGAACGGCCTTGTCATGCTAAGGGGCCAAACAAAAATCATGGTCTGGTCGCAAAGCGCCAATGCGGCCCTGACCGTCCTCGTCTTGCTTTTGTGCGTATGGCTTGCGCCCGGCTTAAACGGCAATATCGGCGCTTTGGCGCAATCGTTGGGGATGCTCGCGGAGCTTTCTTTCGTCACATATGCATTACGCCGCGGCCGGGCAAACGCACTTATTTGGCAAATGAAGCAGGATCACAACCGGGCCATGCCGAAATAGAAAAAAGTAAACCGGAGGTGAATTATGGATTATAGCGAATCCTATCTGCTTTTCATTATTGCGTCATTCGCCTTTGCCTACCTTTTAATCAAGAAAAAAGAAAAGTTCCCGGAAAAAGCGCGCCGCCCGCTGGCGATTGTCGCGTTGTTTATGGTCGTCTTCTCGTTTTTTCTGATTGTTTATTCTTTTTGGCGCGGCATATGACGCCGGAAAAAATTTGCTTGCCCGGGCAATCGCGGAATAATAATATGGAAAGAGCCGGAACATAATATCTCTACTACAATTGACGGGAGTGTGGGCTAAAATGCGCATGATTCCTGTTGTTCTGGCTTTTTTGTTCGGTTTTCTTAGTTTCATGCCGCCGGTCAGCACCGGCGTACACAAAAATAACGAATTGCCAACCGCAGTCAGGAGGATTGCCATGAATCAATTGCCAAAACGCGCGGAAGTGCCCGCACAGGACAAATGGAAACTGGAAGACCTGTTTGCCGACCAGCAGGCCTGGGATCAGGAATACAACCAGGTACTGGAAAAAACGCGCGAAATGAAAAAATTCCAGGGCAAACTGCAGGATGAAAAAACGATCAGGGACTGCTTTGCGCTGGAGGACGAGATTTCATTATCGACAGAGCGCTTGTACGTATACGCCAATATGAAGCATCACGAGGATATGGCCGACCCCAAATACCAGGCGCTGGCGGATAAAGCGCAGAAACTGAGCGTCAAGGTAAGCGAAGCGACTTCGTTTATCACGCCGGAAGTGTTGCGCCTGTCGACCGAACAATTGCAGGCGCTCATTGATAACGACGAGCTGCGCGACTACCGGCAAACCTTGAAAGAGATGCTGCGGCAAAAGCCGCATGTATTGTCCGAAAGCGAAGAAGCCATCCTGGCGCAAGTGGGCAACATGTCGCAGGCTCCCAGCAACATTTTCGGGATGCTGAACAATGCCGACATGAAGTTCCCGCATATAAAAAATGAGGACGGCGAAGAAGTGGAATTGACGCACGGGCGGTATATCCAGTTTTTGGAGAGCGGCAACCGCGCAATCCGCAAGGAAGCTTTCCATGCGATGTATTCGACCTACGACAGGCAAAAAAATACAATCGCCGCCACCCTGGCAGCGAACGTCACAAAAAATTTGTTTTACGCGAACGTCCGGCATTACCCGTCGGCGCTCGAAATGGCGTTATACGGCGACAATATTCCGCGGGAAGTATACACCAATCTGATCGATACGATCCATGCGCATTTGCCGCTGTTGCACCGATACATGAAGCTGCGCAAGCGGCTGCTGCATGTGGACGAACTGCACATGTTCGACTTGTTCGCTCCGCTCGTGACCGAATACAAACCGAAAATTACCTTTGACGAGGCAAAAAAGACCGTCCTGGAAGGCCTTAAGCCGTTGGGGCAGGAATACTTGCAAATTCTGCAGGAGGGCTTTAACAACGGCTGGATCGATGTTTACGAAAATCAGGGAAAGCGAAGCGGCGCATACAGTTGGGGCGCATACGGGACGCACCCTTATGTTCTGCTCAACCATAAAGACAACCTGAACAGCATGTTTACGCTGGCGCATGAAATGGGGCATGCGATTCATTCCTATTACTCCGACCATAACCAGACTTACCGCAATGCGCAATATACGATCTTCCTGGCCGAAGTCGCTTCGACGACCAACGAGTCGCTTTTGATGCATTACCTGCTTGGCAAAAGCACGGACGTTAAGGAAAAAATGTATCTGCTCACCTACTATCTCGATCAATTCCGCACTACCGTTTTCAGACAAACGATGTTTGCCGAATTCGAGAAAATCATCCACGAAAAGGCGGAAGCCGGCGAAACGCTTACGCCGCAACTTTTGTCCGACATTTATTACGATTTGAACGTGAAATACCATGGCAAGGAAATGGTTGTCGACAAGGATATCGCGATGGAATGGGCGCGCATTCCCCATTTTTACAACAGTTTTTACGTCTACAAATACGCGACGGGATTTTCGGCGGCAACCAGCTTCGCCAATCAGATTCTGGAAGACGGAAAGCCCGCTGTAGACCGTTATATCGGTTTCTTAAAGAGCGGAGGCAGCGATTACTCCATCCATATTCTGAAACGGGCGGGAGTCGATATGTCCTCTCCGGAACCGATCCGGCAGGCCATGCAAGTGTTTGCGAAACTGCTTGACCAGTTGGAACAGTTGGCTAAAAGTTGAAAGGGTGAATTGTCATGAAGCTGCAATGGACGTTTATTTTGGCCCTCATTTTCGCGCTCGTCGTCGCTTTGTTCGCCGTCTTTAACGTGGAATCCGTCCCGGTCAATTACATTTTTGGCGAAGCAAATCTGCCGCTCATCATCGTGATTCTTGGGGCTGCGCTGATCGGAGGGCTGTTTGTCGGATCTGTGGGCATCATCTGGCAAATACGGTTAAAGCGGAAAATTCGCCAACTGGAAAAAGACCTGCATGACGCCGAGCGTGTTGCCGAAAAACCGGAACCGAGCGCGGAAATCGTGATCCCGCCTCCGCCGGGAACCATGAGCGACTCATACTCGCAACAGTAACGGTATGCCTATCGACGGCGGAAACGCCTCCGGTTTGCCGGCTTGCGGCCTTTTTTCGGCAAATAGCCTCTGCTGCGTCCGTTAGCGTTGAGCGGGAGGGTGATCCACCCGTTTTAGCGATGCTCGGGGATGCGGTTCATCCGTATTAGCGGTGGGCGGGGAGGTAATCTCCCCGCTTTTGCATTGCTCAGGGAGGTAACCCCCCCGTCATAGCGTTGCGCAGGGCGCGTGCGGATTGCTCCCTATGCGTCAATCCAGTTATTGGCGATCGTCTTTTTGTACCAAAAATAACTGTCCTTTTTTGTGCGTTCAAGCGTGGCAAAATCGACGTGGACTATGCCGAACCGTTTGCTATAGCCATACGCCCATTCGAAGTTATCGAGAAGCGACCAGATGAAATATCCCTTTACGTTAACGCCGGAGGAAATCGCGCGATTCATTTGCAACAGGTGCTCCCGCAAATACTTGATGCGCTGTTTATCCCGCACTTTTCCGGCGGCCGGTTCGTCATTGTAGCACGCGCCGTTTTCCGTAATATAAATCGGAATGTCCCCGTAAATTTCCCGCAGGCGGCAAAGGGTGCGATACAGCCCTTCGGGATAAATAAACCAATCGATATCCGTCTTGTCGTGTCCGACATCGACTATTTCCGCATCGAACAAACCGCTGTTTTCTTTATATCTCGCCACATTTCCCGAATAGTAATTGAGACCCAAAAAATCGATCGGCTGCCGGATTTGTTCCATGTCGCCCGCCAATACGTCAAGCTTTACCCCTTTTTGCGCGAACCAATCGACCATGTATTGCGGATAGGCGCCGGTAAAGATCGGATCGCAAAACCATTCCATAAACCAGCATGCGCTGCGTCGGCACGCTGCCACATCTTCCGCGCTTAAGCTGTACGGTTCAAACCATGAGTAATTGGCCACGATTCCGATCTGTCCGTCCATGCGCATGGCGCGAAAACGTTCGACCGCCTTGCCGTGCGCGATCATGATATGGTGGGCGACATTCAGCGCCAGCTGCGGATCGCGGTTGCCCGGCGCATGTTCGCCAAGAAAGTTGGACAAAAAGGAAATGCACCACGGCTCGTTAAACGTAACCCAAAATTTGATCTTGCCGGCAAAAGCCTGGAACATCGTTTCCGCATAGCGCACAAACGCGTCGATCGTGGCGCGGTTTGCCCATCCTCCCTGATCCTGCAACGCTTGCGGAAGATCCCAATGGTAAAGGGTGCAGCACGGCGCAATTCCGTTTTCCAACAGCTTGTCGACAAGATTTTGATAATAGTTTAGCCCCTTCGCATTCAACTCGCCTATGCCGTCGGGAAAAATGCGCGGCCAGGCGATGGAAAAACGGTACGCGCCAACGCCGAGTTCTTTCAGCAATTGAATATCTTCATCCAGCCGGTGATAGCTGTCGCATGCCTGGTCACCGTTATCGCCGTTCAGCACATTGCCGGGCGTATGCGCAAACGTGTCCCAAATCGACGGCTTGCGCCCGTCCTCATTCCAGGCTCCCTCAATCTGGTACGATGCGGTTGCCGCCCCCCACAAGAAATCTTGCGGAAACATAATGCTTGCCATCGGATTTCCTCCCAATTTGTTAAAATGGTTTTACCACGCCGACGGCCATCCCGTCGTAAGCGGGGATAATGGCGCTGATCAGGCGGGGATCCGTCGCCATCTTTTCGTTAAATTCGCGGATGGCGATGACGGAAGGCCCGTCTTCCTCCGGATCCATCGTTCTGCCATGCAGCAGCGCGTTGTCTCCGGCAATGACCGTTCCGGGGTGGGACAAGCGGATTGCCCATTCCAGATAAAGCGGATAATTGCCTTTGTCCGCATCGATAAAGATGAGATCGAAACGTTGATTTTCATTAGCCAAAGCCGCCAAAGACGCAAGCGCCTCGCCGACGCGCAACTCGACCATGCCGCCGAATCCCGCTTCCCTGATGTTCTGTTTGGCCGTTTCCGCAAACTCCGGGCTTAATTCCAGCGAAATTAGCTTGCCGTTTTCCCGCAAGCCCCGGCATATGCAAATTCCGCTGTAGCCGCCCAATGCGCCGATTTCCAGCGCCGATTCGCCCCCGGCCAAAGCGGCGAGCATCGTCAATAGCCTGCCGTAGCCCGGCGGAACCGATATTTCCGGCATTCCGTTCGCTTTTAGACTGGCGGTTACACGAGCCAAGTCGGCGTCATGCGGAAAAATTTGCTCGATATATTGTTCTGCGGTTAATTTCAATCTGCATTCTCCCTTTTGCCATTCGCCAATATGAAAAGTGTTCCGTTAAAAAACAGCAAAATCAACGTCATAAACAGCACAAAGCCGAGCGATTGCGGCGTTTGCACGATAGCCGACGCGGTTTCGGCAAGCACATCCGCCGGCCGCAGCAACACGTCCCAACTGTTCCAGCGGAGAAACCGTCCCAGATAAATGCCGACGCCGCATAACAAATGGGTGCCGAAAAAAAACAGCCTTGCCGACGCGCCCCCGTAAAACCGCCGCCATATCCGGTAAATGGGATAAAACGAAAAAAATCCAAGAAACAAACCCAACAAGGCATACAATACCAGCATATTCAGATCATACCACAAAGTAATTTGCGCTTTCCAAAAGCTGATATCGACCAGATGGTAAAGATCGGTCAGCATATATGCCGCATTCGGATAAAAAAACAGCCACACGAGCGTAAGCGGCAAAAATCCGCCTTTGCGCGCCGTTTTTTCGCCGCCAAACAACCGGTTTGCCAGCACGGCCAACGCATAAGGCAGCCATGCCAAAAATAAATTCCATAACAAAAACAAATAGGTAAGCCGATCCGTATAGACAATTCGCAGTAAAACGGCGCTCATTGCCAACACGGAGCCGGCTATTAGCAACCGAAATTGCATCCATTTCCCTGCCTCTACATTGCGCGACCGGCATCGGCGGTTATAAATTTGCGG comes from the Bacilli bacterium genome and includes:
- a CDS encoding DUF1361 domain-containing protein, whose amino-acid sequence is MQFRLLIAGSVLAMSAVLLRIVYTDRLTYLFLLWNLFLAWLPYALAVLANRLFGGEKTARKGGFLPLTLVWLFFYPNAAYMLTDLYHLVDISFWKAQITLWYDLNMLVLYALLGLFLGFFSFYPIYRIWRRFYGGASARLFFFGTHLLCGVGIYLGRFLRWNSWDVLLRPADVLAETASAIVQTPQSLGFVLFMTLILLFFNGTLFILANGKRENAD